Proteins from a single region of Chloroherpeton thalassium ATCC 35110:
- a CDS encoding acyl-CoA carboxylase subunit beta, whose protein sequence is MSESLEQKFEKLEALRRETAKLGGENRIEAQHKKGKLTARERIDLLLDKGSFQEIGAFVRHNTASFGLSSQRYLGDGVVTGFGTINGRPIYVFSQDFTVLGGSLSKSNAEKICKIMDLAMKNGMPVIGLNDSGGARIQEGVDSLGGYADIFLRNTLASGVVPQISAVLGPCAGGAVYSPAITDFIFMVKHSSYMFVTGPNVVKTVTHEDVTQEELGGADAHASKSGVAHFACENEVALFEDIKKLLGYIPQNCEEKPADIEPKPAPENAEALLDKIIPNSPNTPYSMKDIIGLITDGGEFLEVHEDYAPSIRVGFARVGGQSVGIVANEPGVLAGVLSIESSRKAARFVRFCDCFNIPLLVLVDVPGFLPGTDQEWNGIIIHGAKLLYAFAEATVPKVTVITRKAYGGAYDVMNSKHIRGDMNFAWPSAEIAVMGSQGAAEIIFKREITSADDPQQALRDKTREFEDTFANPYLAAERGYIDEVIFPRETRERLIRAFQMLKHKVDENPRKKHGNIPL, encoded by the coding sequence ATGTCGGAATCTCTTGAGCAAAAGTTTGAGAAATTAGAAGCGCTTCGCCGAGAAACCGCAAAACTTGGCGGCGAAAATCGCATTGAAGCCCAGCATAAAAAGGGAAAACTAACCGCGCGTGAGCGAATAGACCTCTTATTAGACAAAGGGTCGTTTCAGGAAATCGGCGCATTTGTTCGCCACAACACCGCAAGCTTCGGGCTAAGCTCGCAGCGTTATCTCGGCGACGGCGTCGTCACCGGATTCGGAACAATTAACGGAAGGCCGATTTATGTGTTCAGTCAGGATTTTACCGTGCTTGGTGGCAGTCTCTCGAAATCCAACGCGGAAAAAATCTGCAAGATCATGGATTTGGCAATGAAAAACGGCATGCCCGTCATTGGCTTGAACGACAGCGGCGGCGCACGCATTCAAGAAGGCGTGGATTCGCTCGGCGGCTATGCGGATATTTTCTTGCGCAATACGCTGGCGTCCGGTGTTGTGCCGCAAATTTCCGCCGTTTTGGGTCCTTGCGCGGGTGGGGCGGTCTACTCGCCGGCCATCACGGATTTTATTTTCATGGTAAAACATTCCAGCTATATGTTTGTCACGGGGCCGAATGTCGTCAAAACGGTGACGCATGAGGATGTGACGCAAGAAGAGTTGGGCGGGGCGGACGCACACGCCTCGAAGAGCGGTGTTGCGCATTTTGCCTGCGAAAATGAAGTGGCGCTTTTCGAAGACATCAAAAAGCTGCTCGGCTACATTCCGCAAAATTGCGAAGAAAAACCCGCCGACATAGAACCGAAACCTGCGCCGGAAAACGCCGAAGCCCTGCTTGACAAAATTATCCCGAACAGCCCGAACACGCCGTACAGCATGAAAGATATTATCGGACTGATTACCGACGGCGGCGAATTTTTGGAAGTGCATGAGGATTATGCGCCGAGCATCCGTGTTGGATTTGCGCGGGTCGGTGGGCAATCGGTCGGTATTGTGGCCAACGAGCCAGGCGTTTTGGCCGGCGTGTTGAGCATCGAATCGTCGCGCAAGGCGGCGCGGTTCGTGCGTTTTTGCGATTGCTTCAATATTCCGCTGCTCGTCTTGGTGGATGTTCCCGGATTTTTGCCTGGCACGGATCAAGAATGGAACGGGATTATTATTCACGGCGCAAAATTGCTTTACGCCTTCGCCGAAGCGACCGTGCCGAAAGTGACCGTTATTACGCGCAAAGCCTACGGCGGGGCTTACGACGTGATGAATTCCAAACACATTCGCGGCGATATGAACTTCGCTTGGCCGAGCGCGGAAATTGCCGTGATGGGCAGCCAAGGCGCGGCGGAAATTATTTTCAAAAGAGAAATAACCTCGGCGGACGACCCGCAACAAGCACTCCGGGACAAAACGCGCGAATTTGAGGACACTTTCGCCAATCCGTATTTGGCGGCTGAGCGCGGCTACATCGACGAGGTGATTTTCCCGCGCGAAACCCGCGAGCGGCTCATCCGCGCGTTTCAAATGCTTAAGCACAAAGTGGATGAAAATCCACGCAAAAAGCACGGAAATATTCCACTTTAA
- a CDS encoding glycosyltransferase family 2 protein, with protein sequence MIKSIQKPKVDIIIPHYNGWQILDGCLASLEMQTYPNVHVSLVDNGTTDGSMTCAKEKYPWANILTSAENLGYAGGCNYGFKLTDGKYVVFLNNDTEHEPDWIEQLVGHAEQHEKIAALQPKILSIQARNKGERVFDYAGAAGGLIDGLGYPYAMGRVFGTLEKDMGQYDVPYPIFWASGTAMFARRAALEQVGLFDDDFFAHMEEIDLCWRLLLHGYEVYSEPKAIVYHYGGATLKEGSPKKVYLNHRNNLMMIIKNRAFGRLLWILPMRMFLELVSTLFYYKKYGSEYSWTVLRALLWNIQNLGNVWRKRVMTQKLRVKSDGEIFNKVETFTVIKKVIFG encoded by the coding sequence GTGATAAAATCCATCCAGAAGCCAAAGGTTGATATCATTATACCTCATTATAACGGTTGGCAGATTTTAGATGGCTGCTTGGCATCTTTGGAAATGCAAACTTACCCGAATGTCCACGTTTCACTTGTAGACAATGGTACAACTGATGGGAGCATGACGTGCGCCAAGGAAAAATATCCGTGGGCAAATATTCTTACCTCAGCAGAAAATTTGGGTTATGCTGGAGGTTGTAATTATGGCTTTAAGTTGACGGATGGAAAATATGTTGTTTTTTTAAATAATGACACAGAGCATGAGCCGGATTGGATAGAACAGCTGGTCGGTCATGCGGAACAGCATGAAAAAATAGCTGCACTTCAGCCAAAAATTTTATCCATCCAAGCGCGCAATAAAGGCGAACGAGTTTTTGATTATGCCGGTGCGGCAGGTGGCTTGATTGATGGGTTAGGATATCCTTACGCAATGGGTAGAGTTTTTGGCACTTTGGAAAAAGATATGGGGCAGTATGATGTACCATATCCGATTTTTTGGGCTTCCGGCACGGCTATGTTTGCACGAAGAGCCGCTTTAGAGCAAGTCGGCCTTTTTGATGATGATTTTTTCGCACACATGGAAGAGATCGATTTGTGCTGGCGCTTGTTGCTTCATGGCTATGAAGTGTATTCTGAACCGAAAGCTATTGTTTATCATTATGGTGGTGCTACGCTCAAGGAAGGCTCTCCTAAAAAGGTTTATTTGAATCATCGAAATAATTTAATGATGATTATTAAAAACCGAGCTTTTGGTCGATTATTATGGATCTTGCCTATGCGAATGTTCCTTGAACTGGTTTCCACGCTGTTTTATTATAAAAAATACGGCAGCGAGTATTCTTGGACAGTGCTTCGTGCCTTGCTTTGGAATATTCAAAATTTAGGAAATGTTTGGAGAAAAAGGGTGATGACTCAAAAACTACGAGTCAAATCCGATGGTGAAATTTTCAATAAGGTTGAGACTTTCACTGTTATTAAAAAAGTAATATTTGGCTAA
- a CDS encoding NAD(P)/FAD-dependent oxidoreductase codes for MKDLLRQENNEVADITIIGAGPIGLYAAFYAGLRTMKARVVDSLPQIGGQLTALYPKKAIYDVAGYPKIVAEALIANLAIQASQYHPEILTSTQITEIHRNGALFELFSEDGRQFLSKTVLIAAGVGAFAPRKLPMEEAVKWEGNGLFYFVQDPTVFFGKKVLIIGGGDSALDWAMALMANAEVTLIHRRDKFTAHEDSVEKVRKSPANIKTFYELKSIVGKDSPQGKELHKVVIFNNKTNEETTLEVDAILCNLGFSTNLGPIKNWGVEILNNAVKVDVNMATNVTGIYAAGDIVWHPAKLKLIATGFAEAAIAINNAKTIVEPHANFFPGHSSSSKEKK; via the coding sequence GTGAAAGATTTACTGAGACAGGAAAATAACGAAGTCGCCGACATTACGATTATCGGAGCGGGTCCGATTGGCCTGTATGCTGCTTTTTATGCTGGATTGCGAACCATGAAGGCCAGAGTCGTCGATAGCCTTCCACAAATAGGCGGCCAGCTAACCGCGCTATATCCAAAAAAAGCCATTTATGATGTGGCAGGATACCCGAAAATTGTTGCAGAAGCGTTGATCGCCAATTTAGCGATTCAAGCCAGTCAGTATCATCCAGAGATTTTAACGAGCACCCAAATCACAGAAATTCATCGCAACGGGGCGCTGTTTGAATTATTTAGTGAGGACGGGCGGCAATTTTTAAGCAAGACCGTGCTAATCGCTGCTGGGGTTGGGGCATTTGCTCCCCGAAAATTGCCGATGGAAGAAGCGGTTAAGTGGGAAGGAAATGGGTTGTTTTATTTTGTTCAAGACCCAACCGTCTTTTTCGGAAAAAAGGTGTTGATTATCGGCGGGGGAGATTCTGCTTTGGATTGGGCGATGGCCTTAATGGCGAATGCGGAAGTTACTCTAATTCATCGACGAGACAAATTTACAGCACACGAAGATAGTGTGGAAAAAGTGCGAAAGTCACCCGCGAACATCAAAACGTTTTATGAGCTAAAAAGCATTGTCGGGAAAGATTCTCCTCAGGGAAAAGAACTTCACAAAGTCGTTATATTTAATAATAAAACCAACGAAGAAACCACGTTGGAGGTCGATGCGATTTTATGCAATCTTGGCTTTTCGACGAATCTTGGCCCAATTAAAAATTGGGGCGTTGAAATATTGAATAATGCAGTTAAAGTGGATGTGAATATGGCCACCAATGTGACCGGCATTTATGCAGCCGGTGATATTGTTTGGCACCCAGCAAAATTAAAGTTGATTGCGACAGGGTTTGCAGAAGCGGCGATAGCAATTAATAATGCGAAGACGATCGTGGAGCCACATGCAAACTTTTTCCCTGGGCACAGCAGTTCATCTAAAGAAAAAAAATGA
- the trpA gene encoding tryptophan synthase subunit alpha, with protein sequence MSTTTGEKSRISFLIKSNQKLLISYLMPEFPVRGATVPAMLALQNAGANMIELGVPHSDPLADGPVIQKAAQIALENGVNLKQVLTFVIEARRAGLKIPVFLMGYYNPLFAYGIDKFLADAVAAGVDGFIVPDLPPEESHEFLEKCKQNQLALTFLISPVTSTARIQEIDQLSTHFSYCVSVNATTGTGKLQLGSSSSALSDYFKRVRNNTSKKFIVGFGISSAEHVKNILPQSDGVVIGSALLKAIADAKTPQAVAVSCDAFWKDVCSGALAKN encoded by the coding sequence ATGAGTACCACAACTGGCGAAAAAAGCAGAATTTCTTTCCTGATAAAGTCTAACCAAAAGCTTCTCATTTCCTATTTGATGCCTGAGTTTCCCGTTCGGGGCGCTACCGTTCCGGCCATGTTGGCTTTACAAAATGCGGGCGCAAACATGATCGAGTTGGGTGTTCCGCATAGCGATCCGCTGGCCGATGGGCCGGTCATACAAAAAGCGGCGCAAATTGCTTTGGAAAACGGTGTGAATTTAAAGCAAGTCCTAACTTTTGTGATAGAAGCGCGGCGTGCGGGTTTAAAAATCCCTGTATTTTTGATGGGATATTACAATCCACTGTTTGCTTATGGCATTGATAAATTTTTGGCGGATGCAGTCGCGGCTGGCGTGGACGGATTCATTGTTCCTGATTTGCCACCTGAAGAATCGCATGAATTTTTGGAAAAATGTAAGCAAAATCAGCTGGCACTGACGTTTTTAATTTCTCCTGTGACAAGCACAGCGCGCATTCAAGAAATCGATCAGCTTTCAACGCATTTTTCCTATTGTGTTTCCGTCAATGCAACTACGGGCACTGGCAAATTGCAGTTAGGAAGTAGTTCAAGCGCGTTAAGCGATTATTTTAAAAGAGTTAGGAATAATACAAGCAAGAAATTTATTGTTGGATTTGGCATTAGTTCCGCCGAACATGTTAAAAACATCTTGCCACAATCAGATGGAGTGGTGATTGGCTCGGCGCTGTTAAAAGCCATTGCAGATGCGAAAACGCCGCAAGCCGTTGCCGTTTCATGTGACGCGTTTTGGAAAGACGTTTGTTCGGGGGCATTAGCCAAAAATTAA
- the thpR gene encoding RNA 2',3'-cyclic phosphodiesterase has protein sequence MTANTFVAAPIENTKGWLSQYLIKLPDALRVFDARDLHLTVAFLGKISAEAQHAVIRILEQLSHPAFEISFDRLVALPNAKRMSAISLRVKDGASEAARFIETWREPIFQSVALPPETRPPLPHITIARPKRNATAREKNTILNWCNAETPPSVTIPINRVALYTWSDNRKERQFKILYEKSLQV, from the coding sequence ATGACCGCAAACACATTCGTGGCCGCGCCTATCGAAAATACCAAGGGTTGGCTCAGCCAATATTTAATAAAGCTACCGGACGCGCTTCGCGTTTTTGATGCGCGGGACTTGCATCTGACCGTCGCTTTTTTGGGGAAAATTTCCGCCGAAGCTCAACATGCGGTTATCCGAATATTGGAGCAACTTTCGCATCCGGCTTTTGAGATTTCCTTTGACCGGCTCGTGGCGCTGCCAAACGCAAAAAGAATGAGCGCGATTTCATTGCGCGTAAAAGACGGCGCTTCGGAGGCCGCCCGATTCATTGAAACATGGCGCGAGCCGATTTTCCAATCCGTCGCGCTGCCGCCGGAAACCCGTCCGCCACTGCCACACATCACCATCGCCCGACCCAAGCGCAATGCGACGGCGCGGGAAAAGAACACCATTTTAAACTGGTGCAATGCCGAAACGCCGCCAAGCGTCACGATTCCAATCAACCGCGTGGCGCTTTATACTTGGAGCGACAATCGCAAAGAACGGCAATTCAAAATCCTTTACGAAAAGTCGCTCCAAGTTTGA
- a CDS encoding geranylgeranylglycerol-phosphate geranylgeranyltransferase has product MNRIKPFIEIVRPSNIVLFFMAISLGGIMVGGFDAFFHIKVYLAAISGTLIGGAGNVINDIQDVEIDKINKPNRPLITGALSINAAKWFWVWLNLVGFLLAWLISKEAVAIAGASILILFVYSLFFKRQVLIGNLVVCTIISLAFVYGAMAYGKLEGIVFPIIFSFLFNFGREVLKDLEDVEGDKSAGARTLAIQLGTKKTLSLVSTVYVVLIGLSIWPYLTGEYGLLYVISIMLFTNTIVLYVVVRSWREQTKQNFYKMNTILKIAMLTGILSIAVGKISLLE; this is encoded by the coding sequence ATGAACCGAATAAAGCCATTTATAGAAATTGTTAGGCCATCGAATATCGTGCTGTTTTTTATGGCGATTTCGTTGGGGGGAATTATGGTAGGGGGATTTGATGCGTTTTTTCATATAAAAGTTTATCTGGCAGCTATTTCTGGTACGTTGATTGGCGGTGCGGGCAATGTCATCAATGATATTCAGGATGTTGAAATTGACAAAATCAACAAGCCCAATCGTCCTCTGATTACGGGTGCGCTGTCCATAAATGCGGCAAAGTGGTTTTGGGTTTGGCTAAACTTGGTCGGGTTTCTGCTGGCGTGGTTGATTTCAAAAGAAGCGGTTGCAATTGCGGGCGCATCGATTTTAATTCTGTTCGTTTATAGTTTGTTTTTCAAGCGCCAGGTATTAATTGGTAATCTTGTGGTTTGCACGATCATTAGCCTTGCTTTTGTATATGGCGCCATGGCATACGGCAAGTTGGAGGGCATCGTGTTTCCCATTATTTTTAGTTTTCTATTTAATTTTGGCAGAGAAGTTCTTAAGGATCTTGAAGATGTCGAGGGCGATAAATCAGCAGGTGCGCGAACTTTAGCGATTCAGTTGGGAACAAAAAAAACGCTGAGTTTAGTCTCGACAGTTTATGTTGTGCTGATAGGACTTTCCATTTGGCCATATCTTACAGGAGAATATGGCTTGCTGTATGTGATTTCTATTATGTTATTTACAAACACGATTGTTTTGTATGTGGTTGTTCGTTCGTGGCGCGAGCAGACAAAGCAGAATTTCTACAAAATGAACACGATCCTGAAAATTGCCATGCTTACCGGGATTCTTTCCATAGCGGTTGGAAAAATATCGCTTCTTGAATAA
- a CDS encoding HD domain-containing phosphohydrolase — protein MNSSEKKAAEILIVDDQEIILRLLEETLKSEGYAVLMASNGVEALEAVEKKKPDLIITDMLMPKLNGCDMVSKLKESADTRLIPTIMLTGLFDFEHKVRALEIGVDDFLGKPFNRIELITKVRALLKTKSYIDQLEDAETVIFSLALAIEGRDPYTNGHCQRLSEYGAKLAKKIGMDDLMIDAVRKGGVIHDIGKISVPDAILLKPGKLTEAEYEIMKTHPEVGENICKPMKSLTPVLPIIRWHQERWDGSGYPDKLSGTAIPLPARLIAIVDLYDALITVRPYKKAFSLQESIEIMSKETQENKWDPNLMKVFQEMLIANEFEKTLSEINSIKYEHA, from the coding sequence ATGAATAGTAGTGAAAAAAAAGCGGCTGAAATTCTTATAGTCGATGACCAAGAGATTATTCTCAGGTTGCTTGAAGAAACCCTCAAAAGTGAAGGGTATGCAGTCTTAATGGCCAGCAATGGTGTTGAAGCACTTGAGGCGGTTGAGAAAAAAAAGCCGGATTTAATTATCACGGATATGTTGATGCCGAAGCTAAATGGTTGTGATATGGTGTCGAAGCTGAAGGAATCGGCTGATACGCGCCTAATCCCAACGATTATGCTAACCGGTTTATTTGATTTTGAGCATAAAGTTCGTGCGTTGGAAATCGGTGTAGATGATTTTTTAGGCAAACCATTTAATCGAATTGAGCTGATTACAAAAGTTCGGGCATTGTTGAAAACCAAGTCCTATATCGATCAGCTTGAAGATGCAGAAACGGTGATTTTTTCTCTTGCATTGGCTATTGAAGGCCGAGATCCTTATACGAACGGCCATTGTCAGCGCCTTTCTGAATATGGTGCTAAGCTTGCAAAGAAAATTGGCATGGATGACCTCATGATTGATGCGGTGCGAAAGGGCGGCGTCATTCATGACATTGGTAAAATTAGCGTTCCTGACGCTATTTTGCTCAAGCCTGGCAAACTGACGGAGGCAGAATATGAGATTATGAAAACGCACCCGGAAGTTGGCGAAAATATTTGCAAACCGATGAAGTCCTTAACACCAGTGCTCCCGATTATTCGCTGGCATCAGGAGCGGTGGGATGGTTCAGGCTATCCTGATAAGCTTTCTGGAACAGCCATTCCTCTGCCCGCAAGGTTGATTGCCATTGTTGATTTGTATGATGCGCTTATCACCGTTCGGCCATACAAAAAAGCTTTTTCCTTACAAGAATCGATAGAAATTATGAGCAAGGAAACGCAGGAAAATAAATGGGACCCGAACCTGATGAAAGTCTTTCAAGAAATGTTAATTGCCAATGAATTTGAAAAAACGCTTTCTGAAATTAACTCAATTAAGTACGAGCACGCCTAA
- a CDS encoding OmpA family protein, whose product MAQKYVLPLLLLVLIVGSGCASDPTISMFVRQEGEELFPRKKRVEMTIGDSAVIGWKAENIEEIQISNLFSTRRVEKKSEDSTFVSPRPALPGPKKLTYQYIAIATAGEKSVKDTVQVLVSVPAPPQITFSVSPEKIVSTKSDKATISWTVKGALPGKITISGIGQVDSVGKTEVKPQESMQYVITAEGKGGTSKKASTLIVEVPELSNILFAYDRANIDASAQAQFQKNQDSLKTLLDDPDINIVIEGHCDVRGDNSYNYELGAKRANNAWLQLVERFNLSDEYRRFKVVSFGKAKANYKPRVPEPYPTNDSQYQPDRNVTFVPLKKGRRVDNDARYSSAGGSGYKTAPRNPRYMSHKD is encoded by the coding sequence ATGGCACAGAAATATGTTCTTCCGTTGTTGTTGCTGGTGTTAATTGTAGGTTCTGGGTGTGCATCTGATCCTACCATCAGCATGTTTGTCCGTCAAGAGGGCGAAGAGCTTTTTCCGCGCAAAAAGCGTGTTGAAATGACCATCGGCGATTCTGCCGTTATCGGTTGGAAAGCCGAGAATATCGAAGAAATCCAAATTTCAAATTTATTCTCAACAAGGCGAGTCGAAAAGAAATCAGAAGACAGCACATTTGTTTCTCCGCGTCCTGCCTTACCTGGACCGAAAAAATTAACCTATCAGTACATTGCAATTGCAACGGCTGGTGAAAAATCTGTAAAAGATACCGTACAGGTTTTGGTTTCCGTTCCAGCCCCGCCTCAGATTACGTTTAGTGTTAGCCCGGAAAAGATTGTAAGCACGAAGTCAGACAAGGCCACGATTTCCTGGACAGTAAAAGGCGCTTTGCCTGGAAAAATCACTATTTCAGGAATTGGCCAAGTTGATAGTGTGGGCAAAACGGAGGTAAAGCCTCAAGAGTCCATGCAGTATGTCATTACTGCAGAAGGCAAAGGCGGAACTTCTAAGAAAGCATCCACTTTGATTGTGGAAGTTCCTGAGCTCAGCAATATCCTTTTTGCTTATGACAGAGCTAACATTGACGCTTCGGCGCAAGCGCAGTTCCAGAAAAACCAGGACTCGCTGAAAACATTGCTTGACGATCCAGATATCAATATTGTTATTGAAGGTCATTGCGATGTTCGTGGCGACAATAGCTACAACTATGAATTGGGTGCTAAAAGGGCAAATAATGCTTGGTTGCAGTTGGTTGAGCGCTTTAATTTGAGCGATGAATATCGCCGTTTTAAAGTGGTTTCTTTCGGAAAGGCGAAAGCAAACTATAAGCCACGCGTTCCAGAGCCATATCCAACAAACGATAGCCAATATCAACCGGATAGAAATGTGACATTTGTTCCGTTGAAAAAAGGTCGTCGTGTGGATAACGATGCAAGATATAGCAGCGCCGGCGGTAGTGGTTATAAAACAGCGCCAAGAAACCCGCGCTACATGTCGCACAAGGACTAA
- a CDS encoding lysylphosphatidylglycerol synthase transmembrane domain-containing protein has translation MIKKAVKYLLSFSLAVLFFWLAFKDFTVEDFKRLLKTISGVDLTLIIAVVIAIVVSNILRAWRWGLLLSTVKEKMSLLHLYNSTMIGYAVNMILPRVGEISKAVNLSKYEKIDVKKVLASVVIERILDTLVFAMLLAISSFAFRHKINAVFGDIDFLGIRMPLEMMSYLMLLMTILLLIFFAALSLYPQQIATMIEKRVSKISTKAASKASEIVKSFIEGSGALKQPAKYFEIIISSFVIWFIYLLGTLLPMFAMGFDKHYGLGFMEAMATMSISAFGQFVTPAGAGTYQYICQTILSDLFGVLLPEASAFALLTFAISLFTSGVFGILSIIWQSYFSLSEKKAIKNTNQTTVNNIIL, from the coding sequence GTGATAAAAAAAGCGGTAAAATATTTGCTGTCCTTCTCTTTGGCCGTTTTGTTTTTCTGGCTTGCTTTCAAAGATTTTACGGTCGAAGATTTTAAGCGACTTTTAAAAACCATTTCAGGGGTTGATTTAACCCTGATTATTGCGGTGGTGATTGCCATTGTCGTCAGTAATATCCTTCGTGCGTGGCGCTGGGGACTTTTGCTTTCGACGGTGAAAGAAAAAATGAGCTTGCTGCATCTCTATAATTCGACGATGATTGGTTATGCAGTCAATATGATTCTCCCACGCGTAGGAGAGATTTCCAAAGCGGTAAACTTGTCGAAGTACGAAAAAATTGATGTTAAAAAAGTATTAGCCTCTGTAGTTATAGAACGTATTTTGGATACGCTGGTGTTTGCCATGTTGCTTGCGATATCAAGTTTCGCATTTCGTCATAAGATAAACGCCGTTTTTGGCGATATTGATTTTTTGGGCATTCGAATGCCTTTGGAAATGATGTCTTATTTAATGCTATTGATGACAATCCTGCTTCTAATATTTTTTGCAGCATTGTCACTTTACCCTCAGCAAATAGCAACCATGATCGAAAAGCGTGTTTCTAAAATTTCAACAAAAGCAGCATCAAAAGCTTCTGAAATAGTAAAATCTTTCATAGAGGGTTCTGGTGCGCTAAAACAGCCGGCAAAGTATTTTGAAATAATTATTTCGTCGTTTGTAATATGGTTTATTTATTTGTTGGGTACATTATTGCCCATGTTTGCCATGGGTTTTGATAAGCACTATGGATTAGGGTTTATGGAGGCGATGGCGACCATGAGTATTTCTGCTTTTGGGCAATTTGTAACCCCTGCTGGCGCGGGAACTTATCAGTATATTTGCCAAACAATTTTAAGTGACTTATTTGGCGTGCTTTTACCAGAAGCATCAGCATTTGCATTGTTAACGTTTGCAATTTCACTATTCACTTCAGGGGTGTTCGGAATCTTAAGTATCATATGGCAAAGTTATTTTTCACTGAGTGAGAAAAAAGCAATTAAAAATACTAATCAAACAACAGTAAATAATATAATTCTTTAA